The window GACCTCGCGCCCGGCGCGCCGCTGCTCGCCCTCCGCAACCTCGAGAAGACGGTCGACGCGGGCGGCACGCGCCACTACCTCCTCCGCCGCGTCACGCTCGACGTGCGGCCGGGCGAGTTCGTGACCGTCATGGGGCCGAGCGGGGCGGGGAAGAGCACCCTCCTCGCGATCCTCGGCCTCCTCGACCACACCTGGGCCGGCGAGTTCGCGTTCGCCGGCCGGCCGGTCCACGGCCTCGCGACCGGGCAGCGCACCGCGTTAGGCCGCCGGCACGTCGGCTTCGTCTTCCAGCAGTACCACCTGCTCGACGACCTCACCGTGGCCGAGAACCTCGACGTGCCGCTCGACTACCGCGGCGTCCCGAAGGCGGAGCGGCAGGCGCTCGTCGCCGACGCGCTCGACCGCTTCGGCATCGTCGGCAAGAAGGACCTCTACCCGGCGCAGCTCTCCGGCGGCCAGCAGCAGCTCGTCGGGGTCGCGCGCGCGGTGATCGCGAAGCCCGCGCTGCTCCTCGCCGACGAGCCGACCGGGAACCTGCACTCGGGGCAGGCGCGCGAGGTGATGGAGCTCTTCGCGCGACTCAACCGTGAGGGGACGACCGTCGTGCAGGTGACGCACTCGGAGGAGAACGCGCGCTACGGGTCGCGGGTGGTGCAGCTCAAGGACGGGTGGGTCGTCGCGGACGACCCCGTAACGCGTTAGGCAGAGCGCCGTGTTCGCCGACCTCCGCGCGGCGCGGCGCGCCCTCCGCGCCGCCCCGGGCTACGCCGCGGCGGCGGTCCTCACGCTTGCGTTAGGCATCGCCCTCGCGGCCGCGATGGGCACGGTCGCGCGCGCGGTGGCGTTCGCGCGCCTGCCGGTGCGCGACCAGGACCGCGTTGTGGTGCTCTGGGGCGCGCAGCCCTCGCTCGCGCACGTCCCGCTCCGCCTGGGCGCCTACGACGACCTCGCCGCCGGCACCCCGGGGCTCGCCGCCGGCGCGGCCGTGGACTACAACGGCGCGTGGCCGCGCGACTTCGCGCTCGGCGACCCCGCCGCGCCCACCGTGCGGCTGTCGCAGGGCGTGGTCTCGGGCAACTTCTTCGACGTCCTCGGCGCCCGCCCGCTCCTCGGCCGCGCGCTGCGCCCGTCGGACGACGTGCCCGGCACCGCCGTGGTCGCGGTGCTGAGCCACGCCGCGTGGCGCCGCGACTTCGGCGGTGACCCGCACGTCGTCGGCCGCACCATCCGGCCGGTGCAGACGTCCCAGGCCTATACCATCGTCGGCGTCATGCCCCCCGGGCTCGACTACCCGCGCGGCGCGGCGATGTGGGTCGCGCTCCGGCCGATGTGGGCGGACACGAGCGCCGCCGCGGTCGACGTGGTGGCGCGCCTCTCGTCGGGTGCCACGCCGGCCCTCGCGGCCGCGTCACTCACCGCGTCGTACCGCCGCTCCCCCGCCGGGCACGACGAACTCGCCGCCAACTCCCGCGGCACCGCGCGCCTCCTGGCCGACGCGGTCGTCGGCGACGCGCGCCCGGCGTTCACGCTCACCGCCGCGGCCGCGGGACTCGTGCTGCTGGCCGCCTGCGGTAACGTGGCGGGGCTCGTGCGCGCGTTCGCCGCGCTCGCGCCGGCCGACCTGCCGCGCGTGGCGGAGGTGCGGGTGGACGGCTGGCTGCTCGCGGCGGCGGTCGCGGCGACGGCCGCCGTGGTCGTGCTCGTCGGCCTCGCGCCGGCGCTCGACGTGGCCCGGCGCGTCGACGTGGCCGACGTCCTGCGGCGCGCCGCCCGCGGCGGCACCGGCGGGCGCGGCGCGGGTCGCGTACGCCGCGCCCTGGTCGGCGGCCAAGTCGCCATGGCGGTGGTGGTCCTCGCGAGCGCCGGCCTCCTCGGCCGGAGCCTCGCGCGGCTGCAAGCCGTCGACCTCGGCCTGACGGCAGACCGCCTCGCACTCGTCGAGCTCGTGCCGCCTGCGGACGCGCCGAGCGACACGCGCGAGGGCGCGCCCCGCTGGAACGCGACGTTGGACCGCGTGCTCGCACGCGTCGGCGCGCTCCGGGGCGTCGCGGGCGTGGCCCCGGTGGGCA is drawn from Gemmatimonadetes bacterium T265 and contains these coding sequences:
- a CDS encoding phosphonate ABC transporter ATP-binding protein, whose product is MPLFAPKSAAADAALDLAPGAPLLALRNLEKTVDAGGTRHYLLRRVTLDVRPGEFVTVMGPSGAGKSTLLAILGLLDHTWAGEFAFAGRPVHGLATGQRTALGRRHVGFVFQQYHLLDDLTVAENLDVPLDYRGVPKAERQALVADALDRFGIVGKKDLYPAQLSGGQQQLVGVARAVIAKPALLLADEPTGNLHSGQAREVMELFARLNREGTTVVQVTHSEENARYGSRVVQLKDGWVVADDPVTR